AAATTGGGGGAAGACCACTCTCTATCAATCTTTATTGCAGGTCTGATTTTAGTGCGCCTCGGCTTTAACCTCTTAGACCAGAGAAACACACTATTTACACTTACTCCAAAGCGTCTTGCTACTTGGGCAAAGCTTAATTTTTCTTTGCTTCGGATCGATAGAACTTTTTTTCTAAAATCTAGCGAATAGGTCATTCAAAAAATTACAACTAAAACGAAATATTTTAGCTATAGGAGCCGTATGAATCGAGAGGTTCACGTACGGATCTGTGAGGACGTGAGGGGGAAGTTCCCTTGCGTTACTCGACCAATATCTCAAGGGATTAAGTAGAAGGCTTTAGCCCAATCCTTCAGAAGCACTACTCGGCTTTGTTTACCTTTTCGCACACTTTTTACGAAGCTATTTATCTGTAAAACCATGTAAAGCAGTCTCGAAATCTCCTATAAAGGAGGCTATGGGAGCGCCTGAGCGGATCAAAATAATTTGATCTTTTTTAGAGATTTAGTGATGATTAGACTCTGGTTGTATTAGAATTTTAAATGGGTGGATTTTGAAGGACTTTGACTCTCATAAAAATCATGTTTTAGAATATAAAAAATTGGCGAAGAAGTAAAGGTTGAGTAATCTTAAAGCGGGGCTTAAGCAAGTTATAGCTTTAGTAAGTTTACAATTGATTTCAGGAATGGATGGCTACTATGTGAAGCCTCTTGCCATTTTGCTTGGAGCTTTTTCGATATTTTCTATTGTGCAAGATTATGTTATTTCTAGGTTCTTGGACCGAAAAGTTGTTGCTACTCTTTTAGAAGGGCTAGACTTAGAGAAGAGAAATACGAGTTTACAAAAATTTTTCTGTATTCAAGATTTTGGTAATCAGGGTATTGACTACGGTTTTGTTTGTTTCTATACTAGCTCATAAGATGAACAAGATTCTTTTTGGCGAAGCAATTTACACAGAAAAGAGTCGACTGATTATCGGGATTATTGGTGTCTTAGTGGGAGTGGTAACATGTGTTTTGTACTATCAACCATATGATTCTCTTGAAGAGGCAAAAAGAACAGTCAGTATTTTGATCAAATAAACCAAAAAAGGGAGCTTGCTATCAAAGAACTTATAGAAAAGGAGAACAATATTTGCGATAACAACAATTCAGTCTTCTTTAAAGAAGATCTCCCAACTCACTCCAGAGCTTTGTCACTAGAAGTCTTTATTATGAGTTTAATATGACACAGGCTACACTCAAGCAGCCAACCAAATACTCCAGCCTATGGACTGTGCTTTATTATAACCCTGAAAAAAGAAAAGAAAGGGACTTAAAAAAGGGGTTAATAGAGTATGATTTTTTGCTTTCGATTGTTAAGCAGGTAGCTATTCATATAAAAAACCATGAGCTTGAAAGATTCGATGCTTTAGTTGGAGAAAATTCATGTCAAATTAGAGCTATAAAAGTAGCATTAGCAGTATCGACAATCACATCCACGCGTCTCAATCAACTTATTGATCAAATTCAAGATTTGATCGTCCATGTAAGAAAGATACTTAGTCAGCGTTCTATAGAAGTGTTGATGAGACAGGGTGTGTCATTACTTCATGTTATTATAGAACATGGAGTTGATATTGCTCTAACCTCTGATGAACTTTTTATTTTAAGGTCATTCCTTTTATGTGAAGCCAAGTCATCTGTTCCAGATGACGCATTTATGCCCGCACTATTGAGAAAAGAGAAATATTCTGCGAAAGCATTAAGAAATAAGTATCCCCACCTTTCTTACTCCTTCATTGCTAAACTTACAGATAATTTGAGGGTGCAACTTGCTAGAGACTCAGTAAAATTTGTCAGAAAAGTGGCAGCCAAAATAGGAGACAATGACCTTAAAAGAATGGTATCTTCAGATTACGAAATCGTACATAACAAACTTGCCTGCATTCCTGCCTTTTGGTCTTTTAAGGCATTATTCTACTATGCCCAAACCACAGGCTTACCATTAGCATTTCATGCAAAATTCTTATCTTATGGGAAAGAGCCATATCAAGTTATCGATGAAGATCTATTGTTATTCAAAACCTGTGGTTCAGTAAAGCACTATCAAATAGCTGATTGCTCTAGTTTTGATTCCAACAATCCTGTGTGTGTCGTTGAAGGTGCGTTAAATGCTAGAATTAATAAAACTGCGTGGAGAAAATCAATGAGAACAATGACTCCTTTAGATGTTTTAATGGCAGCAGCAGCAGATCATCGACAATATCCTAAAGAAGGTCACCCACTTCCAGCGAATAAAGAATATAATTATTTTAAACACCTCGCTGGAAAATATGGATTTGCCTTGTCCAATCCAACGACTTTTTTCATTCGCCATATTTATCCATCAACAATTTCCCATGTAATTAATAAAGTTGATATAACAAATTCTGACAGATTAACCATAGAAAGGTACGTGTGAGATAATTTGTATATATAAAATTGAATAAAAATTGTATTTACAAGTTAATTGTCTTTTAAAAGAACGGAAAGGATTTTTTAATGGTTTCCTGTAAGCCCCTAATTCGGGACCAAAAATGGGTTGTTTTAGCTTTGATTCTAAGCACTGCTTATACACTTCCAATGCTTAAAGTGGGTGAGCATATTTCGCTGCAATATGGGAAAGTCTCCGCAATTTCTGCTATAATTATTGGCAGTCTGATCATATGGGCAATTGGATTTGCTGTAATATCTATGGCTGATGAAGACTCGTCAAATGCGATAGAAAACATCCGTAGCTACATCGGTAATTATAGTTCGATGTTCCTTTGGTTGATTTTAATGGCTGCAATTCTGAACTGGTTTGTTCAACAGCTTCATGGAGCTATGTCAGTAATTGCCCCTGTCTTTGGACTGGAAAAGGCGTCTACAATATTGCGAATAGGCGCTAGCCTGGGACTCCTTATAACTTTCTTGTCTGCAGGAGGGATTCGCGTGTTGAAAAGAGTAACTCTTATCAGCTTCCCTTTTGTACTTGTGTACCACCTTCTAAGTTTTTTCCATCCAGATCATTCAATGACTACAATTTCTAGTTCAGTACTGCCCACATCTTCTGGAATAATTTCCATAGTTCAAACACTTCTTCCAGGAGCACTGAATCTGCCTACACTTTTTCGTCATGCAAAATCCAAAGAAGATGCTATTCTAGGCCTAGGTTGTATGGTAGCACTGATTACAGTATTTCAAATTTCTGCATTAGGGTTAAATTTCAAATTTAGTAGTCATTTTCTTGGTTCTAATCCAGACTATTTCAGGATACTGACTGTCGTGTTTTCAATACTAACTGTAGTTTGTATTAACATAGTTAATATTTACTATGCATCTGCTTGTTGGGAAACATATTGCCCTAAATTTGAAGGTGCAAGAGGATCTGTGGTTATAGGCCTAATTGGTGTTGCAATATACATGGTTTCTCAAAATCCTGAAATCTCACAACTTGTCACTGTACTGACTAGTTGTTGGTTAGGAACTCTATGTATAGTCTTGTTAGTAGGATATCTCATTCGAGTTACATTAGGCCATAGGCTTAATTATATAGAAAGATTGATTAACTTGTTATGCTGGTTAGCAGGATCTGTTGCAGGTACTATATCAGTAATAAAAGGCTCTCAAGAAGGGGCTGTTCCTCTATTGCTTGGGGTTTCTATCACATGCATCATGTACCTCTTATTTATCTTTCTAGAGTCTTTATTTTGGGCTGCTAAAGGAATATTTGCGAGGGAAGATGACTCAAGAAAAGGTCAGTGAAAACAACACTCTTACTGATAAACAGCAGACTGCATGGCAACTTTCTTCTATTCAGCTTGTGGTATGGTCCGGCCTTCCTCTGATTACCACTAGCTTTGTTATCTCACAAAAAAACAGTTTGTTAGGAGCTTTATTAACACTCTTTATTGGGAATCTTATCTTAGGAATTATTCGGTTTGGCGTGTTGTCTATGAGCTACAAAAAACGGCATAGCACCCTTGATCTTGCTGGTAACTATATGGGTAAGTGCGGACGATATATTATTGCAATACTTCTTCTTGCTTCTACACTGTTTTGGTTTACGGAGCTGATGAGTATCGGTACAAGATCAATTATCAAATTAATTTTCCAAAACGAAAATGTAAAAAGCAATCAATGGATTCGAATTAGTGTTTTGCTTGGTATCATTAGTACACTATTTTGCATAGGCAATATGAAACTAATTCGTAGACTTTGTACGTTTACATTCCCGGTTCTCTTGATCTTTCTTATCATATGTACATATTTTATTCCTGTTAGCGAAATAAATATGATTCAGGCACAACCTTATATCCCCTTCTCAGGATTTGGGTTTTTAATCGCCACAGGATTAGGAGTAACAGCAGATTTCCCCACTTTTTTCCGACATGGAGCGTCTTGGAAAACTGCAATAAGAGCACTAATCGCTACTCAGATAATTTGCCTAGGATTAGGAGTAATCGGAATTTATATTGCTCCTGTTTTTTTTGAGTTAATGCATGGCCATGCAAATGATTGGACAGGAACTACCCTCATATTAAAATATGCTCTATTGGGATTTACTATTCTGTCAACAATGTCTTCCAATGTTACTAATATATATTCTGCTTCAGTTGGTTGGGAACTTCTTGCACCTGAATCGTTTCTAGGAAAAAAAGAACTCCTAATATTAGGGCTGGGTCTAACAACAGTCTTTACGACAGTTGGAGACTTTTTACCTGCCAAGCAATTTGCTGAAGCAACAGATCTTGCACTTGTCAATTTGGCTTGTATATTTATTTTTGCATATATTGTTAAGCTAAAGAGGACAAATCAAGTCTCTAGCATTGATCAACTGGTTTATCTTACTACATGGATTTTAGCTACAATAATAAACAGCTTACAGTTTTATAACGTCTGCTTGACTCAGTTTTCATATCTATCCACTAGCCTTTTGATAATTACAGTTGTAGGGGGAGCTGGATCTTTAGTTAGAAAATATAAGAAAAAGCGTTAAAGACAATATCTGAACCAGGGACTTTTCATAAAAAAGTTTTGACATCGACTAAGATTTAACAGAAGATAACACTTCTGATTAACTTAGAGGTGTTTATGTCAAAGAAACAAGTGGCCAAGTTCTATTCTGAAGTAGATCAACCCCTAGATCAGCAAGCCTTCATTGAGTCCATAGAAATAGAATTCAAAGATATCCAAGATCCACGTGCTAAAGATAACTTGTCGTATCCGTTGGTTGCCCTACTAGTCATTATCTTAGCAGCGGTCATAGCTGGGGCTAATGCTATCATCCATATTCATGAGTATGCATGTACAAAAATCAGCTTATTCCAACGGCTTCTTGGAATCAAAAAACCTCCCAGCTATACAGTGTTTTGGTGGCTTCTCGTTATGCTAAACCCCCAAAAATTACAAGAGACTTTCATTCGATGGATGAAAGCTCTTCCTGTTGAAGTGAAAAAGCAAATTATCGCAATCGATGGTAAAAGGCTCAATGGGGCATCCAAGCAAACAGTTCATCTTGTCTCGGCTTGGGAAACAGGTCGAAGTTTGTTGCTAGGCCAAGTCAAAACAGAGGAAAAATCAAATGAAATTACTGCCATTCCAGAATTGATAAAAGCCATAGATATCAAAGGATCAATTATCACTATTGACGCTGCAGGCTGTCAGAAAAAAATTGTGGAAGACATTCGCAGGGCAGGAGGCGATTACGTGATAGCTCTAAAAGGCAACCAAGGAACTTTACATGATGAAGCCCAAAACTTCTTCGATCAGGCAAGGGAGGTTGAATATGAAGGGGCAGAGTGTGCTAGGGCCAAGAAAATTGAAAAAGCTCATGGAAGAATCGAGGAGCGAGAAGTTGCTGTAGCCAGTAACCTAGAATGGTTAGACTGTCGAGAAGAGTGGCAAGACTTAAAGACTCTTATCGAAGTAACTTCAAGACGAGAAGTTAGGGGGAAAGTTAGCGTAGAAAAACGTCACTACATCTCAAGCCTTTCTTTAATTCCTCAGGAGGCGATAAAGCTAGTGCGAGGGCACTGGGGAATAGAGAACCATCTTCATTGGATGATGGACGTAGTTTTCAAAGAAGATGCCTGTTGTATAAGCACGGGTAATGCCCCTGAGAATTTTGCGGTTTTTCGGCGAATGGCGCAGTCGATACTTCAGGTAGATGCAAAGGGAACAAAAGGGATAGCAAAGAGACGGCGCCTAGCTGGGTGGAACGATAGCTATCTTATTAAACTACTTGGAATATTAATCAACGACACCTCTGTAAAGTCTTTTTTATGAAAAGTCCCTGTATCTGAACACCCTCAGATATTGTCATAGAGGTATAACCGAATGTTGTGTCTGGGAATAAATAAGCATATCCTTGGAAAGTTGAATAAATTTTCCATAAATAAGGAGATACGCTCAAGGAAAAGATGCTGGAAATATGATTGGGTGATCGATCTTGATATTCAAGGATTCTTTGATAATCTAGACCATGAGCTGCTTTTAAAAGCGGTAGCTAAACTATACTGCTCCCCATTAAGACAATAAAGGAAAACGTAGAGTAAACTGGTCAAAAAAACAATAAGGAGACGAGTTTATGAAACCAAGAAAATGGGATGGGAGAACCAAAGCCCGAGCAATTCTAGAGGGGATTAAAGGGAGAAAAGTTGCCGAAATCTGCAATGATTATCAGATTAGCCAAGCCCAATACTATCAGTGGAGAGAGCAGTTTTTATCTAATCTTGACAAACCTTTTGAAGCAAAAAAGCCAACCTCTCGGGAAGAAAGATTAAAATGTGAGAATCAGAAACTTAAAGCTCTTATAGGAGGGTTAACGCTTGAGTTAAAAAAAACCGAAGAAGAGTTGCTATGAGAAGAAAAACCTCCATAGCTGTCATCGAGAGAAACAAGCCGATCTTGAAGCGAATGGAAGAGCTGAAAAAAGAGCATCCATTCTGGGGTTATCGAAGGATCTGGGCTCATCTTACGTATGTAGATCAAATAGTTGTAAACAAGAAGAGAGTTTACAACATAATGAAGAAGAATAACTTACTGGTAAATAAAGAGACAAAGCTGAGAGCCAAAAGAGGCTCTTTAAGGCCAAAGCCACAGGCGAAAAAACCTAACGAAATCTGGGGAATCGATATGACAAAGATCAAAACTGAAATCGGTTGGGTGTATGTTGTAGTTGTGTTGGACTGGTACAGTAAAAAGATCGTTGGAAAACAGGTAGGACTAGTCTCAAAAACAGAAGACTGGCTAGAAGCCTTGGATGAAGGGTTATCAAAGCAATATCCTGAAGGAGTGTTGGGCAAAGAGCTTAACCTTGTATCTGACAATGGTTGCCAGCCAACGTCAACACGGTTTATGAAAACCTGTAACACCCTGGGAATAAATCAAATATTTACAAGCTATAACAATCCTAAAGGAAACGCTGAAACAGAAAGAAGCATCCGAACGTTGAAAGAAGAGCTCTTTTGGATCAAGGAATGGAAAGGGGTGAAGCAAGTAGAGGATGCACTAAGTGAATGGGTAGAAAATTATAATCGGACTTATCTTCACTCTGCTCTAGGATACAGATCTCCAGAGTGGGTAGAAGAGAATTTTAGTAAGCAAGAGGTAGCATGATAACGTTCCCCCTCAATAGAAAAAAAGTGAAGCTGTCATAAACAGCAAAGACAAAATAAAATACTCACAGTTTTTTTGCTTGCTTAATGGGGAGCACTACAGTCATTAGCCCCCTATTGGCAAATCTGTTTCTTCATTATGCTTTTGATAAATGGATGGAGAGGAATTTTCCGCAAAATCCATATAAGCGGTATGCAGATGATATCGTTATAGCTAAAATATTTCGTTTTAGTTATAATTTTTTGAATGACATATTCGCTAGATTTTAGAAAAAAAGTTCTATCAATCCGAAGCAAAGAAAAATTAAGCTTTGCCCAAGTAGCAAGACGCTTTGGAGTAAGTGTAAATAGTGTGTTTCTCTGGTCTAAGAGGTTAGAGCCGAGGCGCACTAAAATCAGACCTGCAATAAAGATTGATAGAGAGATCTTGATGGAGGATATCAAGAAATACCCTGATGCCTTCAACTATGAACGAGCACATCGTCTCAAAGTAAGCACTTCAGGCATTCGGTGTGCCATGAAGAGGTTAAGAATTAGCTATAAAAAAAACGCTCAACCATCCCAAGGCCTGCGAAACAAAAAGACAAATCTTTCAAGGAAAAATCGCAGAATATAAACGTTTGGGAAAGCCAATTGTATATATTGATGAAAGCGGGTTTGCCCATGATATGCCCCGCACCCACGGTTACTCCAAAATAGGACAGCAATGTTTTGGTACTCATGATTGGGGAGCAAAAGGAAGAACAAATGCAATAGGGGCATTACTTGGAACAAGCCTCCTTACACTTGCGTTATTCGAGTGCAATATTAATACAGATGCCTTTTCCATTTGGGCAGAGGAGGACTTGCTACCGAAACTTCCCTCTGAAAGTATTCTGGTTATGGATAATGCTTCATTCCATAAAAGCAAATCTATGCAAGAGAAGATCCACGCTGCAGGCCATACCTTGGAATATCTTCCTCCCTATTCCCCTGATCTAAACCCTATTGAACACAAGTGGGCACAGGCAAAGTCTAAGCGAAGAAAATATCAATGTGGAATAGACGAACTTTTCAAGGAGCACTGCCTATAACTAATTTAAGTCACTTTGTCTATAGCCAATGGTTACAAACATTCAGGACAGCAGAAGCAACGATCTCTGGATATGAATCGATTCATATGATCCGTAAAGGACAAATAGAAGGCATAGGGAGAAATGACATTTTATATCAAAAAATGTTTATGAATGGATTGTTTGGGATTGCGGCTTGATTTCTAAAAGACAAAAAAGGGAGGTAAAAGCAGACTTTCCCTGAAAAGAATTTTTTGCACCAAGACCGTATTATTTGGCTCCGACCCGAGACTCCCAATCCTTGATGTATTCAAGAAGTTCTTTCTTCTCAGGTTTCGAGCGAAACAACTCCAAAGCTTCATCACTGCTACTAAGGTGAGCAAGCTTTGCTAAGAGATGAAGATGCCTTTTGTCATCACAGCCAAAAAGAAAAAAGAGTGTGTGGACAGGGGCTTCATCTAGGGCGCCCCAATCAATCGGTTCCTTTGGGAAAACAATCACAACCACATCTGTGGGTCCTTTCAGCAAAAAATCTCGTGTGTGAGGAACAGCAATCCCATTATTCAAGGCTGTGGGCATCAATTTTTCTCGATCGAGTAAAAGGTCGGACATAACCGAAGGGTCCATCCCCAATTCTCCCGAAACACAATCCATAGTTTCTCGAATAATGGCATTTTTTTTTGTAGATTTTAGATCTGTGAAAACCCCACCTTTGTGCACTGCACGATACAGGCTAAACTGTTGCATTCCCTTTTTGCTATCTTGTTCTTCATTCTTTTCTTTTTTGGGAGGGAAAATTTGTTCTTCTGTGGAAGGAAGGAAGTTTCCTGTCTCTTTTTGAAGACGGCAGCTAAGCATCCAGTTTTCGATTTCAATGCGACTAAACCGGTATTGATGATGAAGGCGATAAGCAGGGATCTTTCCTTCTGCAAGCCACCGTCGAATGGTTGTTTCGGAAACATTCAGCAACTCTGCTACATCTTTAATCTTTAGATCCATCTCACACCCTGGTTTATCACCTTTGACTCTATGATGACAAACCTATATTAATTTTGACTTTCTTGCAACATTTCCGCCATGAATTCTTTCTAGTGCAAGCAGTAACAGCCCAAACATAAGGCGGGTCGTTAAAATGAAAAAGATGACAAAAGATGGATAAAAATGGGTAAAGTCGAGACTATAAACCTTCAAACAGGGCGAGAACGTCTTCTTTTGTCTTAGAATTGATCAAATTTTTTCTTCGATCTTCATCTTTAATCGCTGCTGTTAAAAGAGAAAGAATATTTAGGTACTCTGTCTGCCGATTAGCAGGCCCTCCAATCAAAAAGATCAAGCGGACAGGAGGTGTATTTTCTGCATCCCACTTAATCCCTTCCTTTGCTTTTTGAAGCCCCACAGCTAAAAAGAACCGGCTGAATGTGGGAAGTTTCGCATGAGGGATAGCAACCCCCATTCCAATTCCAGTCGATACGATTTTCTCTCTTTTGTAAATAGCTTCGCGAAATTCTACTTTATCACCGAGCTCACCTGCATCTGCAAGAGCTTCTACCATTTGATCTAGCGCCTCATCTCGACTTTCTGCTTCTAAAAAGCAGATCACTTCCTCTTGGATAAATTCTGAAAGAGTCACGTCTTCTCCTTTCTTAAAGAGATGGTTAATGCGTTCCAGTATGGCCAAAACCGCCTTCCCCTCTTTCTGTCGTTCTTAGCTTGTCTTCTTCTCTATAGCATGCCTGCAAAACTGGTGCAAAAACTAGTTGCGCTATTCGCATTTTTGGCGTGACTACGAAGGGATCCCTGCCGTGATTGATTAAAATCACCCCGACTTCGCCGCGATAATCAGAATCAATTGTACCTGGGGTATTTAAGACAGTAATGCCATGCTTTAACGCTAATCCACTTCGAGGGCGAACCTGAACTTCAAAGCCCTTTGGAATTTCTAAGCGAATCCCTGTACGAACAAGCTTACTCTCCCCGGGAACTATGACAAGCTCTTCTTGGAGCAGCGCACGGACATCCGCCCCCGCTGCCTCTTCGGATCCGTAGGTGGGGAGCTCTGCCCCCTCCTCTAGTTTTATGGGGACATCATGTTGTTTCATGGCTTACTAACTTTAATCGCGTTTTTTTCCCGCTCTTTTTGTGAAAGAGCGATGAGATCGTCAAGTTTTTCTTGCTCTACTTTCTTACCATTCTTTTCAGGGAGTTTTTGGTTTCCTGTTAAGAACTCAGTAAAGAAAACGATTTTTTCTTTAAGTTCACCCCGCTTAACAATGCAGTCTATCATTCCTTTCTCTAGAAGAAACTCAGATTTCTGAGCTGTATCGGGAAGCTTTTGGCGAATGGTTTGCTCTACAACCCGTGGTCCTGCAAATCCAATCAAAGCATCTGGCTCCGCAATCATAATGTCTCCAAGAGATGCAAATGATGCCGTCACTCCCCCCGTTGTGGGATTAGCCAAAACAGAAATATAGGGAATTCCAGCATTGTGAAGTCTTGCGAGTGCTGCAGAAGTTTTTGCCATCTG
The window above is part of the Candidatus Neptunochlamydia sp. REUL1 genome. Proteins encoded here:
- a CDS encoding IS3 family transposase, with translation MRRKTSIAVIERNKPILKRMEELKKEHPFWGYRRIWAHLTYVDQIVVNKKRVYNIMKKNNLLVNKETKLRAKRGSLRPKPQAKKPNEIWGIDMTKIKTEIGWVYVVVVLDWYSKKIVGKQVGLVSKTEDWLEALDEGLSKQYPEGVLGKELNLVSDNGCQPTSTRFMKTCNTLGINQIFTSYNNPKGNAETERSIRTLKEELFWIKEWKGVKQVEDALSEWVENYNRTYLHSALGYRSPEWVEENFSKQEVA
- the dut gene encoding dUTP diphosphatase; translation: MKQHDVPIKLEEGAELPTYGSEEAAGADVRALLQEELVIVPGESKLVRTGIRLEIPKGFEVQVRPRSGLALKHGITVLNTPGTIDSDYRGEVGVILINHGRDPFVVTPKMRIAQLVFAPVLQACYREEDKLRTTERGEGGFGHTGTH
- a CDS encoding transposase, whose amino-acid sequence is MKPRKWDGRTKARAILEGIKGRKVAEICNDYQISQAQYYQWREQFLSNLDKPFEAKKPTSREERLKCENQKLKALIGGLTLELKKTEEELL
- a CDS encoding ISAs1 family transposase; its protein translation is MSKKQVAKFYSEVDQPLDQQAFIESIEIEFKDIQDPRAKDNLSYPLVALLVIILAAVIAGANAIIHIHEYACTKISLFQRLLGIKKPPSYTVFWWLLVMLNPQKLQETFIRWMKALPVEVKKQIIAIDGKRLNGASKQTVHLVSAWETGRSLLLGQVKTEEKSNEITAIPELIKAIDIKGSIITIDAAGCQKKIVEDIRRAGGDYVIALKGNQGTLHDEAQNFFDQAREVEYEGAECARAKKIEKAHGRIEEREVAVASNLEWLDCREEWQDLKTLIEVTSRREVRGKVSVEKRHYISSLSLIPQEAIKLVRGHWGIENHLHWMMDVVFKEDACCISTGNAPENFAVFRRMAQSILQVDAKGTKGIAKRRRLAGWNDSYLIKLLGILINDTSVKSFL
- a CDS encoding IS630 transposase-related protein, whose amino-acid sequence is MTYSLDFRKKVLSIRSKEKLSFAQVARRFGVSVNSVFLWSKRLEPRRTKIRPAIKIDREILMEDIKKYPDAFNYERAHRLKVSTSGIRCAMKRLRISYKKNAQPSQGLRNKKTNLSRKNRRI
- a CDS encoding IS630 family transposase, coding for MAEYKRLGKPIVYIDESGFAHDMPRTHGYSKIGQQCFGTHDWGAKGRTNAIGALLGTSLLTLALFECNINTDAFSIWAEEDLLPKLPSESILVMDNASFHKSKSMQEKIHAAGHTLEYLPPYSPDLNPIEHKWAQAKSKRRKYQCGIDELFKEHCL
- a CDS encoding PTS sugar transporter subunit IIA codes for the protein MAILERINHLFKKGEDVTLSEFIQEEVICFLEAESRDEALDQMVEALADAGELGDKVEFREAIYKREKIVSTGIGMGVAIPHAKLPTFSRFFLAVGLQKAKEGIKWDAENTPPVRLIFLIGGPANRQTEYLNILSLLTAAIKDEDRRKNLINSKTKEDVLALFEGL
- a CDS encoding PTS sugar transporter subunit IIA, yielding MDLKIKDVAELLNVSETTIRRWLAEGKIPAYRLHHQYRFSRIEIENWMLSCRLQKETGNFLPSTEEQIFPPKKEKNEEQDSKKGMQQFSLYRAVHKGGVFTDLKSTKKNAIIRETMDCVSGELGMDPSVMSDLLLDREKLMPTALNNGIAVPHTRDFLLKGPTDVVVIVFPKEPIDWGALDEAPVHTLFFLFGCDDKRHLHLLAKLAHLSSSDEALELFRSKPEKKELLEYIKDWESRVGAK